A single region of the Raphanus sativus cultivar WK10039 chromosome 1, ASM80110v3, whole genome shotgun sequence genome encodes:
- the LOC108823615 gene encoding F-box/FBD/LRR-repeat protein At1g13570, producing the protein MGESPDLVSDLPQSILENILTRLSIRDAIRTSVLSTKWRYKWSTLTDLMFDEKCVPAATDRPLVETNLVRFITGVLLLHQGPIHKFQLSTSFLQCRPDIDQWLLFLSRNGIKELVLELGEGEFRVPSCLFKCLKLTRLELCHCEFDPPKSFTGFSYLKSLNLHQILVSPEAIESLISGCPLLEFLSLSYFDSLVLSISAPNLMYLYLDGEFKDIFLENTPKLVAISVSMYMHEDVSDFEQSSDYNLVKFLGGVPLLEKLVGYIYFTKYLSIGDDPGRLPITYIHLKTIELYQVSFEDASEVLVLLRLVTHSPNLKELKVSASPIQLFPLEEESFDLFERDYFEYKLPRLETVRMTDVSGIRNELEFIRFLLGTSPVLETVIVTSSLSDKDARMEMVVELLRFPRVSPRAQLLFLQD; encoded by the exons ATGGGTGAATCTCCGGATCTCGTAAGCGATCTACCACAGAGCATACTCGAGAACATCCTCACTCGTCTTTCAATCAGAGACGCGATCAGAACGAGCGTCCTATCCACCAAATGGAGATACAAATGGTCAACACTCACCGACCTCATGTTCGACGAGAAATGCGTCCCCGCCGCCACCGACCGCCCCCTCGTCGAGACCAATCTCGTCAGATTCATCACAGGagtcctcctcctccaccaagGCCCCATCCACAAGTTCCAGCTCTCCACTTCCTTCTTGCAATGCCGTCCCGACATCGACCAGTGGCTCCTCTTCCTCTCCAGGAACGGGATCAAGGAGCTCGTCCTCGAGTTAGGAGAAGGTGAGTTCAGGGTCCCTTCTTGTCTCTTCAAATGTTTGAAACTCACCCGTTTGGAGCTCTGTCACTGCGAGTTCGACCCGCCAAAGTCTTTCACAGGGTTCTCGTATCTCAAGTCTCTTAACCTCCACCAGATCCTCGTGTCTCCAGAGGCCATTGAGAGTCTGATCTCTGGATGTCCGCTTCTCGAGTTCTTGTCTCTGTCTTACTTCGACAGTTTGGTGCTGAGCATATCGGCTCCGAATCTCATGTACTTGTATCTAGACGGCGAGTTCAAAGACATTTTCTTGGAGAACACGCCTAAGCTCGTCGCGATATCGGTTTCCATGTACATGCATGAGGATGTTTCTGATTTTGAGCAGAGTTCGGATTATAATCTTGTTAAGTTCCTTGGTGGTGTGCCCCTTCTTGAGAAGCTCGTTGGTTATATCTACTTCACTAAG TACTTGAGCATAGGAGATGACCCGGGAAGGCTTCCGATTACTTACATTCATCTCAAGACTATAGAGCTTTACCAAGTAAGTTTTGAAGATGCAAGTGAGGTACTAGTTCTTCTACGTTTGGTCACTCACTCACCTAACCTCAAAGAGCTCAAAGTTTCG GCTTCACCAATCCAACTGTTTCCTCTAGAAGAAGAAAGTTTCGACCTTTTCGAAAGAGACTATTTCGAGTACAAACTCCCGAGGCTAGAAACGGTGAGGATGACAGACGTTTCTGGGATCAGGAACGAGTTGGAGTTTATCAGATTCTTGCTTGGAACTTCACCGGTTCTGGAGACGGTTATCGTAACGTCGAGTTTGTCAGATAAAGATGCGAGGATGGAGATGGTTGTGGAATTGCTCAGGTTCCCGCGTGTCTCTCCACGAGCACAGTTACTCTTCCTTCAAGATTAA
- the LOC108856722 gene encoding phytosulfokines 1-like translates to MMKNQSKALVIFFTLVLLLSMASSVILGADGHAPPKLSPSSSTQEKERNKEGDGDGVDQCKSSDSKEECLVKRTLAAHTDYIYTQDLKSSP, encoded by the exons atgatgaagaatCAAAGTAAAGCGTTGGTCATCTTCTTCACTTTAGTTCTGCTTCTAAGCATGGCTTCAAGTGTTATTCTAGGGGCAGATGGTCATGCTCCTCCTAAACTGTCTCCCTCCTCTTCCACTCAA gagaaagaaagaaataaagaaggTGATGGAGATGGAGTAGATCAGTGCAAGAGTTCGGACAGTAAAGAAGAATGTCTTGTTAAGAGAACCTTAGCTGCTCACACCGATTACATCTATACACAAGACTTAAAGTCATCTCCTTAA
- the LOC130510700 gene encoding basic leucine zipper 43-like: MNTIPAELTGYFQYVSPEIYNNQTPSMDSQYFNMPLSPTSSSSYYINGLMSNNNYYSSSSNVQDLTTSNNSTSDDDHQQSVAIDERKQRRMISNRESARRSRMRKQRHLDELWSQVIRLRTDNHCLIDKLNRVSESHQLALKENAKLKEETSNLRQLISEIKSNNEENNNFLRELEDSISNSRSDSNLMGRDFELC; the protein is encoded by the coding sequence ATGAACACAATTCCAGCGGAACTCACAGGATACTTCCAATATGTATCACCCGAAATATATAATAACCAAACACCAAGCATGGACTCCCAATACTTTAACATGCCCCTTTCTCctacttcttcttcctcctacTACATCAACGGTCTGATGAGCAACAACAACTACTACTCTTCATCATCCAACGTTCAGGATCTAACGACGAGTAACAACTCAACATCAGACGACGATCACCAACAAAGCGTGGCCATCGATGAGAGGAAACAAAGAAGGATGATCTCTAACAGAGAATCTGCTCGAAGGTCAAGGATGAGAAAGCAGAGACATCTCGACGAGCTTTGGTCTCAAGTGATAAGACTTCGTACTGATAATCACTGTCTTATCGATAAGCTAAACCGCGTATCTGAAAGCCATCAGCTTGCTTTGAAGGAGAACGCTAAGCTGAAAGAGGAGACTTCTAATCTCAGACAGCTAATCTCTGAGATAAAATCCAACAACGAAGAAAACAACAATTTTCTAAGAGAGCTTGAAGATTCGATATCAAACTCTAGATCGGATTCAAACCTAATGGGCAGAGATTTTGAGTTGTGTTAA